The Georgenia faecalis genome includes a window with the following:
- a CDS encoding cold-shock protein, with protein MPTGKVKWFDPDRGFGFIADDDGGEVFLHASALPAGVAPKPGTKVEFGVAEGKRGPSALSVRVTEPPASVARAHRKPAEDMVPIVEDLIRVLDRASGDLRRGRYPEKAGGTKIAQVLRAVADEFDV; from the coding sequence GTGCCTACCGGCAAGGTCAAGTGGTTCGACCCCGACCGTGGTTTCGGCTTCATCGCCGACGACGACGGCGGCGAGGTCTTCCTGCACGCCTCCGCTCTGCCGGCGGGCGTCGCCCCGAAGCCGGGGACCAAGGTGGAGTTCGGCGTCGCCGAGGGCAAGCGCGGCCCGTCCGCACTGTCCGTGCGCGTCACGGAGCCCCCGGCGTCCGTCGCGCGCGCGCACCGCAAGCCCGCCGAGGACATGGTGCCCATCGTCGAGGACCTCATCCGGGTGCTCGACCGCGCCTCCGGCGACCTGCGCCGCGGGCGCTACCCGGAGAAGGCGGGCGGGACCAAGATCGCCCAGGTCCTTCGCGCCGTCGCCGACGAGTTCGACGTCTGA
- a CDS encoding SseB family protein, translating into MSEQPTGRATEIVRSLVEWMLRGARAEPGWDEMHLELRPLRDVVRVRVTEVRGRSSQARTAELPPDADAYSDARELQEISARPGLGTWISATVSARASGWPEPTIAASATLNMNEEPPTWGPGEHVLEAEDLVHLLTRHPRRAEHVPAWMAERVTAAGLSLPAVAGATAEPTAAPSVAPASPAATAPAATAPGPAVGSAPASPAPASTPGPTATPGPAAPAETSTNPPLPTPRPRERRPGAILVVVDRDGIPTEDGSRPQRRRLRLGASLSLTDVLETVGTPLPFADGRGTWAVRYGTSPDDGAVLAVVEQGPGALQGGLESVHVHLVHDVPPVDLLTDDDELPLYYCSVPGPVEDVLAAARRGITTPPRPARRPPDNPVLRAAVAAYAEEPGRDRMLHVLRQALGGQIVLDATGSTLPGPDGGPSSMRLTTITTPDGSRALGAFTSNAALTTFRRKLHEKSGEGMPPEILGLAQSAPTVLELFRSNDDLTWLVVDPAGPACTLGKSEVNYALSAPSSLAVKDLLAREHTLQELFDTLREGDAHLFLAEKTQGDRPGPVFAKRQGDGAPAMVAFTSPAEVAAFGADLRSRRFPVQWLLQFFLRSGVAQVHINPSGPSAALSVAQVRHFLGNPSATPPGTASGGSEQTTP; encoded by the coding sequence ATGAGCGAGCAGCCGACCGGCCGAGCGACGGAGATCGTCCGCTCCTTGGTGGAATGGATGCTGCGCGGCGCGCGGGCCGAGCCGGGGTGGGACGAGATGCACCTCGAGCTGCGCCCCTTGCGCGACGTCGTACGGGTCCGGGTCACGGAGGTGCGCGGACGGTCGAGCCAGGCGCGCACGGCGGAGCTGCCGCCCGACGCCGACGCCTACAGCGACGCCCGCGAGCTGCAGGAGATCTCCGCGCGCCCGGGTCTGGGCACGTGGATCAGCGCGACGGTCAGCGCGCGGGCGTCGGGCTGGCCCGAGCCGACGATCGCCGCGTCCGCGACGCTCAACATGAACGAGGAGCCCCCGACGTGGGGGCCGGGCGAGCACGTCCTCGAGGCGGAGGACCTCGTCCACCTCCTCACCCGCCACCCCCGGCGCGCCGAGCACGTCCCCGCGTGGATGGCCGAGCGCGTCACCGCGGCGGGGCTCAGCCTCCCCGCCGTCGCCGGGGCGACGGCGGAACCCACCGCCGCGCCCTCGGTCGCCCCGGCGTCCCCCGCCGCGACCGCGCCCGCCGCCACGGCGCCCGGCCCCGCCGTCGGCTCCGCGCCCGCCAGCCCCGCGCCCGCCTCCACCCCCGGCCCCACCGCCACCCCCGGCCCCGCCGCCCCCGCCGAGACCTCGACCAACCCGCCGCTGCCGACCCCCCGCCCGCGCGAGCGCCGGCCGGGGGCGATCCTCGTCGTCGTCGATCGCGACGGCATCCCCACCGAGGACGGCTCGCGGCCGCAGCGGCGGCGGCTGCGCCTGGGCGCGTCGCTCTCCCTCACCGACGTCCTCGAGACCGTCGGCACCCCGCTCCCCTTCGCGGACGGCCGCGGCACGTGGGCCGTGCGGTACGGCACGAGCCCCGACGACGGCGCCGTGCTCGCCGTCGTCGAGCAGGGCCCGGGCGCCCTCCAGGGCGGGCTCGAGAGCGTGCACGTCCACCTCGTCCACGACGTCCCGCCGGTCGACCTCCTCACCGACGACGACGAGCTGCCGCTGTACTACTGCTCCGTCCCCGGGCCGGTCGAGGACGTCCTCGCTGCGGCGCGCCGGGGCATCACCACCCCGCCGCGCCCCGCGCGCCGTCCGCCGGACAACCCCGTCCTGCGCGCCGCCGTCGCCGCCTACGCCGAGGAGCCCGGGCGGGACCGGATGCTCCACGTGCTGCGCCAGGCGCTCGGCGGCCAGATCGTCCTCGACGCGACCGGCTCCACCCTGCCCGGCCCCGACGGCGGTCCCTCGAGCATGCGGCTGACGACCATCACCACCCCCGACGGCTCCCGGGCGCTCGGCGCCTTCACGAGCAATGCCGCGCTCACGACGTTCCGGCGCAAGCTCCACGAGAAGTCCGGCGAGGGGATGCCCCCGGAGATCCTCGGTCTCGCGCAGTCCGCGCCGACGGTCCTCGAGCTGTTCCGCAGCAACGACGACCTCACCTGGCTCGTCGTCGACCCGGCCGGCCCCGCCTGCACGCTGGGCAAGTCCGAGGTCAACTACGCCCTGTCCGCGCCGAGCAGCCTCGCCGTCAAGGACCTCCTCGCCCGTGAGCACACCCTGCAGGAGCTCTTCGACACCCTCCGCGAGGGTGACGCGCACCTCTTTCTCGCCGAGAAGACGCAGGGCGACCGGCCGGGCCCGGTGTTCGCCAAGCGCCAGGGCGACGGCGCCCCCGCCATGGTGGCGTTCACCTCGCCCGCGGAGGTCGCCGCGTTCGGCGCGGACCTGCGCAGCCGCCGGTTCCCCGTGCAGTGGCTGCTCCAGTTCTTCCTCCGCTCGGGGGTGGCCCAGGTGCACATCAACCCCTCCGGCCCCTCGGCCGCCCTCTCCGTGGCGCAGGTGCGGCACTTCCTCGGGAACCCGTCGGCGACGCCCCCGGGGACGGCGTCCGGCGGGTCCGAGCAGACGACGCCGTGA
- a CDS encoding DUF7507 domain-containing protein, translating to MPGTRPAPATTPAAPATTPPAPGLTPNAPRTPAATPAPTSTPATTPRAAAAPAATGVPSATPRYDEVKLVARAGGDRLADGSVAGLPGATFTFYRTSSTAVTGGTAVGTCTTGRDGRCGVIVDLPFSWLGYYGYFYAVQTGTPAGWTAAESWGAAQDLVRHATGYVRGGATVALPDDGRGWPNVRANAATPARCTRDVAVVYDLSGAVTRGESLADFGAYRDAGRRVVDALEGTASHVALYGFASEAPAPGFFNRPLPLTSVRSPAGATVVRAALRLFNPAPLSSTNWDAGLAQVAAGADVVVFLTAGEPTASRSGTGGAATMRTVEDAVASANMVKAAGAHLVAVGVGAARTPVNQQRLRLLTDDTRVTDVAGLGDVLASVARVGCTGTVNVVTEVRRGPGARPTPGRGWRLTPAAAGPGRAPVPAVTGDDGAASFAVDLEQATGSRTLTLTQASRQGYVLEPQGGQNATCTSSDGSPVVVTNVSDGFAVEARPDAVITCRVINAVVERPSVTIVKTSALDPADGGEPTVTAGTSVTWSYTVTNTGTVPLTHLRVTDDRGVAVTCPRQAGGPASGNPIPTLSPGESTTCVATGPVTPLPTS from the coding sequence GTGCCCGGCACGCGTCCGGCCCCGGCCACCACCCCGGCCGCCCCGGCCACCACCCCGCCCGCGCCCGGTCTGACGCCGAACGCGCCCAGGACGCCGGCGGCCACGCCCGCCCCGACATCGACTCCGGCGACCACCCCGAGGGCAGCCGCCGCGCCCGCCGCGACCGGCGTCCCGAGTGCCACCCCCCGCTACGACGAGGTCAAGCTCGTCGCCCGCGCCGGGGGCGACCGGCTGGCCGACGGCTCGGTAGCCGGCCTCCCGGGCGCGACCTTCACCTTCTACCGGACGAGCAGCACCGCGGTGACGGGCGGGACCGCCGTCGGCACCTGCACCACCGGTCGCGACGGGCGCTGCGGCGTCATCGTCGACCTGCCGTTCTCGTGGCTGGGCTACTACGGCTACTTCTACGCCGTCCAGACGGGTACCCCCGCAGGGTGGACCGCCGCGGAGAGCTGGGGCGCAGCGCAGGACCTCGTCCGCCACGCCACCGGCTACGTGCGCGGCGGCGCCACCGTGGCCCTGCCCGACGACGGCCGCGGCTGGCCGAACGTCCGCGCCAACGCCGCCACGCCGGCGCGCTGCACCCGCGACGTCGCGGTCGTCTACGACCTGTCGGGCGCGGTGACCCGCGGCGAGTCCCTCGCCGACTTCGGTGCCTACCGGGACGCGGGCCGACGGGTCGTCGACGCCCTCGAGGGCACCGCCTCCCACGTGGCGCTGTACGGATTCGCCAGCGAGGCCCCCGCGCCGGGGTTCTTCAACCGGCCGCTCCCGCTGACCTCGGTGCGGAGCCCGGCCGGCGCCACCGTCGTCCGGGCCGCCCTGCGGCTCTTCAACCCGGCACCGCTGTCGTCGACCAACTGGGACGCGGGCCTCGCGCAGGTGGCCGCCGGCGCCGACGTCGTCGTCTTCCTCACCGCCGGTGAGCCGACGGCCAGCCGCTCCGGCACCGGCGGCGCCGCCACGATGCGCACCGTCGAGGACGCAGTGGCCTCCGCCAACATGGTCAAGGCCGCGGGCGCGCACCTGGTCGCCGTCGGCGTCGGGGCGGCCCGGACCCCGGTGAACCAGCAGCGCCTGCGCCTGCTTACCGACGACACCCGCGTGACCGACGTCGCCGGCCTCGGCGACGTGCTCGCCTCGGTGGCGCGCGTGGGCTGCACAGGCACGGTCAACGTCGTCACCGAGGTCCGCCGCGGCCCGGGCGCGCGCCCCACCCCCGGCCGGGGGTGGCGCCTCACCCCGGCGGCCGCAGGACCCGGTCGCGCGCCGGTCCCGGCCGTCACGGGGGACGACGGCGCCGCGAGCTTCGCCGTCGACCTCGAGCAGGCCACCGGCTCGCGCACGCTCACCCTCACCCAGGCCTCCCGCCAGGGGTACGTCCTCGAGCCCCAGGGGGGCCAGAACGCCACGTGCACTTCCTCCGACGGCTCCCCGGTGGTGGTGACGAACGTCAGCGACGGCTTCGCGGTGGAGGCCCGGCCCGACGCCGTCATTACCTGCCGGGTCATCAACGCGGTCGTCGAACGGCCGTCGGTGACCATCGTCAAGACCTCGGCCCTCGACCCTGCGGACGGCGGCGAGCCCACCGTCACCGCCGGCACCTCCGTCACCTGGTCCTACACGGTGACGAACACGGGCACCGTCCCGCTCACCCACCTCCGGGTCACTGACGACCGCGGTGTCGCGGTGACCTGCCCACGCCAGGCCGGCGGTCCCGCCTCCGGCAACCCGATCCCCACCCTTTCCCCGGGCGAGTCCACGACTTGTGTCGCGACCGGACCCGTCACCCCCCTGCCGACGTCCTGA
- a CDS encoding DUF3027 domain-containing protein — MPTTTMSRPTARAAKEAVLTAAVDLAREAAVEIAGPGEVGEHLAAVVDGERLVTHHFASLNPGYRGWTWAVTVARPPRSRTATVCEVNLVPGDDALLAPAWLPWAERLQPGDVGPADVLPHVVDDPRLDQGYEATDEDADVLGDDLHFEMGLGRARVLSRVGRDDAVTRWYDGERGPNAASAVAAAAPCSTCGFFVKLSGSLRRVFGVCANEWSPDDGRVVSVDHGCGAHSETDVAEASMLHKVSPPVVDEFDLEIVASTPLVDEDPTGAPTV, encoded by the coding sequence GTGCCGACCACGACGATGTCCCGACCTACCGCCCGGGCAGCCAAGGAAGCGGTCCTCACCGCTGCCGTGGACCTCGCGCGCGAAGCCGCCGTGGAGATCGCCGGACCGGGCGAGGTGGGCGAGCACCTCGCCGCCGTCGTCGACGGCGAGCGCCTCGTCACCCACCACTTCGCGAGCCTGAACCCCGGCTACCGCGGCTGGACGTGGGCAGTGACGGTGGCCCGGCCTCCGCGCAGTCGCACGGCGACCGTGTGCGAGGTCAACCTCGTGCCCGGCGACGACGCGTTGCTGGCGCCCGCGTGGCTGCCGTGGGCGGAGCGCCTCCAGCCCGGTGACGTCGGCCCCGCCGACGTGCTGCCCCACGTCGTCGACGACCCGCGGCTCGACCAGGGCTACGAGGCGACCGACGAGGACGCCGACGTGCTCGGCGACGACCTGCACTTCGAGATGGGCCTCGGCCGCGCCCGGGTGCTCTCCCGCGTCGGACGTGACGACGCGGTGACGCGCTGGTACGACGGCGAGCGCGGCCCGAACGCGGCGAGCGCCGTGGCAGCCGCGGCGCCCTGCTCGACCTGCGGGTTCTTCGTCAAGCTCAGCGGGTCGCTGCGCCGCGTCTTCGGCGTGTGCGCGAACGAGTGGTCGCCCGACGACGGTCGCGTCGTCAGCGTCGACCACGGCTGCGGCGCGCACTCCGAGACGGACGTCGCCGAGGCGAGCATGCTGCACAAGGTGTCGCCCCCGGTCGTCGACGAGTTCGACCTCGAGATCGTGGCGAGCACCCCCCTGGTGGACGAGGACCCCACGGGCGCTCCCACCGTCTAG